A genomic segment from Nitrosopumilus sp. K4 encodes:
- a CDS encoding acetyl-CoA carboxylase biotin carboxyl carrier protein subunit: MDYKIQDIEKSFEGKIVENLGNNDYVIKINDKDHQLKILNIDSKGIEFILDQQYHKAKYLENSTNEMKIVIDNVPITLNTHTHFDEIVYKNSGGGGSGNAQLALKSQIPGKVVSIAIEDGDSIKKGDVVCTLESMKMQVAVKAHKDGSVKNLKIKEGATVAKGDVIAEIE, encoded by the coding sequence ATGGATTATAAAATACAAGATATTGAAAAATCATTTGAAGGGAAAATTGTTGAGAATCTTGGCAATAATGATTACGTGATTAAGATAAATGATAAAGATCATCAATTAAAAATTCTAAACATAGATTCCAAAGGAATTGAATTCATCTTAGATCAACAATATCACAAAGCAAAATATCTTGAAAACTCTACTAATGAAATGAAAATAGTAATTGATAATGTCCCAATTACCCTTAATACCCACACTCACTTTGATGAAATTGTATACAAAAATTCAGGTGGAGGAGGTTCCGGCAATGCACAACTTGCACTCAAGAGTCAAATTCCCGGCAAAGTTGTTTCAATTGCAATTGAAGATGGTGATTCTATTAAAAAAGGCGATGTTGTATGCACTTTAGAATCAATGAAAATGCAAGTGGCAGTAAAAGCACACAAAGATGGTTCAGTAAAAAATCTCAAAATTAAAGAAGGCGCAACTGTTGCTAAAGGCGACGTTAT
- a CDS encoding acetyl/propionyl/methylcrotonyl-CoA carboxylase subunit alpha, translating into MIEKVLIANRGEIALRVIRTCEALGIKTVAVYSDEDYNSLHVKKATEAYHIGEAAPSKSYLNQEKILEVMLSAGADAVHPGYGFLSENDDFARLCEKNKITFIGPSADSMNLCGDKMRCKAAMLKAKVPTVPGSPGLVDDADEAEKIANEIGYPVLLKSVYGGGGRGIRLVNNDKELREGFATVTSESISAVGKSAIIVEKFLEKTRHIEYQMCRDHHGNAVHIFERECSIQRRNQKLIEQTPSPVVDAAKREEIGELVVKAAEAVDYTNLGTAEFLRADSGEFYFIEINARLQVEHPISEMVSGLDFVKLQIDIANGEQLPFKQKDLKMNGYAIECRINAEDTFLDFAPSTGPVPDVTIPAGPNVRCDTYLYSGCTVSPFYDSLMAKLCTWGPTFEESRTRMLTALNDMYVQGVETSIPLYKTILNSEEYKNGELSTDFLKRFNMIDRLSEDLKKEKQDKSEAALAAAIIHSEYFKSRVQNDSQSNVNWKNKLD; encoded by the coding sequence ATGATTGAAAAAGTACTAATTGCAAACAGAGGAGAAATCGCTTTACGTGTTATTAGAACCTGTGAAGCACTTGGAATCAAAACCGTTGCAGTATACTCTGATGAAGATTACAATTCACTTCATGTCAAGAAAGCTACGGAAGCCTATCATATTGGTGAAGCAGCTCCTTCAAAATCATATCTTAATCAAGAAAAAATTTTAGAAGTTATGCTGTCAGCAGGTGCTGATGCAGTACATCCAGGATATGGTTTTCTTTCTGAAAACGATGATTTTGCAAGATTATGTGAAAAAAATAAAATCACTTTCATTGGCCCTTCTGCTGATTCTATGAATCTCTGTGGTGATAAAATGAGATGTAAAGCTGCAATGCTTAAAGCCAAAGTACCAACAGTTCCTGGAAGCCCAGGATTAGTAGATGATGCAGATGAAGCAGAAAAAATTGCAAATGAAATTGGTTATCCTGTATTACTCAAATCTGTTTATGGTGGTGGAGGTCGTGGAATTAGATTAGTTAACAATGATAAAGAATTACGAGAAGGTTTTGCAACAGTAACATCTGAATCTATATCTGCTGTTGGAAAATCTGCAATCATTGTTGAAAAGTTTCTAGAAAAAACAAGACACATTGAATATCAAATGTGTAGGGATCATCATGGTAATGCAGTACATATCTTTGAGAGGGAATGCTCTATTCAAAGACGAAATCAAAAACTAATTGAACAAACTCCATCTCCTGTAGTAGACGCAGCAAAACGAGAAGAAATTGGTGAATTAGTTGTTAAAGCAGCAGAAGCTGTTGATTATACTAACCTTGGTACGGCAGAATTTTTAAGAGCAGACTCTGGAGAGTTCTATTTTATAGAGATTAACGCAAGGCTTCAAGTAGAGCACCCTATTAGTGAAATGGTTTCAGGCTTAGACTTCGTTAAATTACAAATTGATATTGCAAATGGAGAACAACTTCCATTCAAACAAAAAGATCTTAAGATGAACGGATATGCAATTGAATGTAGAATTAATGCTGAAGATACATTTTTGGACTTTGCACCATCAACTGGACCTGTTCCAGATGTTACAATTCCTGCAGGGCCAAACGTTAGATGTGACACTTATCTTTATTCTGGATGTACAGTATCTCCATTTTATGATTCGTTGATGGCAAAACTCTGCACATGGGGACCAACATTTGAAGAATCTAGAACACGAATGCTTACTGCATTAAATGATATGTATGTTCAAGGTGTTGAAACATCAATTCCACTTTACAAAACAATTCTAAATTCTGAAGAATACAAGAATGGTGAACTCTCAACTGACTTCTTAAAGAGATTTAATATGATAGACAGATTGTCTGAAGACTTGAAAAAAGAAAAACAAGACAAAAGTGAAGCTGCACTTGCAGCTGCTATTATTCATTCTGAATATTTTAAGAGTCGTGTACAAAATGATTCTCAAAGCAATGTTAATTGGAAAAACAAATTGGATTGA
- a CDS encoding acyl-CoA carboxylase subunit beta, whose translation MHSEKLENFGKKKNTSLQGGGQDRIKAQHEKGKLTARERIDLLLDEGSFTEIDPMVTHHYHEYDMQKKKFFTDGVVGGYGTVNGRQIFVFAYDFTVLGGTLSQMGAKKITKLMDHAVRTGCPIIGIMDSGGARIQEGIMSLDGFADIFYHNQLASGVVPQITASIGPSAGGSVYSPAMTDFVVMVEKAGTMFVTGPDVVKTVLGEEISFDELGGAITHGSKSGVAHFVAQNEYECMDYIKKLISYIPQNNSEEPPKLKTDDDPNRLDHNLINTIPENPLQPYEMKEIINSIVDNNEFFEVHELFAPNVVVGYGRMDGQVVGIVANNPMHLAGALDIDSSNKAARFIRFCDAFNIPIITLVDTPGYMPGSNQEHNGIIRHGSKLLYAYCEATVPRITLVIGKAYGGAYIAMGSKNLRTDINYAWPTARCAVLGGEAAVKIMYRKELQDAKDPEVLKKKLIDEFAEKFENPYVAASHGTIDNVIDPAETRPMLIKALKMLANKREKQLPRKHGNINL comes from the coding sequence ATGCATTCTGAAAAACTTGAAAACTTTGGCAAAAAGAAAAACACTTCATTACAAGGTGGTGGTCAAGACAGAATTAAGGCACAACATGAAAAGGGCAAATTAACAGCACGTGAGAGAATAGATCTTTTACTAGATGAGGGCTCTTTCACTGAGATTGATCCAATGGTAACACACCACTATCATGAATATGATATGCAAAAAAAGAAATTTTTTACAGATGGTGTGGTTGGTGGTTATGGAACAGTAAATGGCAGACAGATCTTTGTCTTTGCCTATGATTTTACAGTACTTGGTGGCACCCTCAGTCAGATGGGAGCTAAAAAAATTACTAAACTTATGGATCATGCAGTACGAACTGGATGCCCAATAATAGGAATTATGGATTCAGGTGGGGCAAGAATTCAAGAAGGAATTATGAGTCTTGATGGATTTGCAGACATATTTTATCATAATCAATTAGCTTCAGGAGTAGTGCCACAAATTACTGCAAGCATTGGTCCTTCAGCAGGCGGTTCTGTATATTCTCCTGCAATGACTGACTTTGTTGTAATGGTTGAAAAAGCAGGAACTATGTTTGTAACAGGCCCTGATGTTGTTAAAACCGTTTTAGGTGAAGAAATTTCATTTGATGAACTTGGCGGTGCAATTACACATGGTTCAAAGAGTGGTGTTGCACATTTTGTTGCACAAAATGAATACGAATGTATGGATTACATCAAAAAATTAATCTCTTACATACCACAAAATAATTCTGAAGAACCACCCAAACTAAAAACTGATGATGATCCAAACAGATTAGATCACAACCTCATTAACACCATCCCAGAAAATCCATTACAACCCTATGAAATGAAAGAAATCATTAATTCTATTGTTGATAATAATGAATTCTTTGAAGTCCACGAATTATTTGCACCAAATGTTGTAGTGGGTTATGGTAGAATGGATGGACAAGTAGTTGGAATTGTTGCAAATAATCCAATGCATCTTGCAGGTGCACTTGATATTGATTCATCAAACAAAGCAGCACGTTTCATCAGATTTTGTGATGCCTTTAACATTCCTATTATTACTCTAGTAGATACTCCGGGCTACATGCCAGGTTCAAACCAAGAACATAATGGTATCATTAGACATGGAAGTAAACTACTTTATGCATATTGTGAAGCAACAGTTCCTAGAATAACACTTGTTATTGGAAAAGCTTATGGTGGCGCATATATCGCCATGGGAAGTAAAAATCTTAGAACTGACATTAATTATGCATGGCCTACTGCTAGGTGTGCTGTATTAGGAGGAGAAGCTGCTGTTAAAATTATGTATAGAAAGGAATTACAGGATGCCAAAGACCCAGAAGTATTAAAGAAAAAATTAATCGATGAATTTGCAGAAAAATTTGAGAATCCATATGTTGCAGCATCTCATGGTACAATTGATAATGTAATTGATCCTGCTGAAACAAGACCTATGCTCATTAAAGCACTTAAAATGCTTGCAAACAAGAGAGAAAAACAACTTCCAAGAAAACACGGAAACATCAATTTGTGA
- a CDS encoding AAA family ATPase, whose product MWSEKHRPKNVVDMVGNEESRAEIMEWFAKWKKGTKPILLVGPPGIGKTTIAYLTAKQFGYDMIGLNASDVRSKSRINEILSPVLGNVTVLGTPMIFVDEVDGIHGRGDYGGAEALIKILKEPTVPIVLAANSDSSDKMKSIKKVVKTISFKPIPPRLLRVYLQNILKKEGATLSPGSLIKVIDKSRGDIRSMINLTQSLVTGFNPQTEQSFESVNVEEGVNAFFKAKTSDEARSVLYSMQIDPRQKIDAFYSSIITSNLDPKSLAYFLDVLSKADVLYGKIMKTQNWRLLRYLNEILIELYKNDDRIRYTQYNLSWPLLNRIRWDGRKIKTLSSVMAKKLHLSSSSFATICFPYLLFCIKNKKIELELEETFGEIIDKEIELLK is encoded by the coding sequence ATGTGGTCCGAAAAACATCGACCTAAAAATGTCGTAGATATGGTTGGAAATGAAGAATCTAGAGCAGAAATTATGGAGTGGTTTGCCAAATGGAAAAAAGGAACAAAGCCAATTTTGCTAGTTGGCCCTCCTGGAATTGGTAAAACCACAATTGCGTATCTTACAGCAAAACAATTTGGCTATGATATGATAGGACTTAATGCAAGTGATGTTAGGAGCAAGTCTAGAATTAATGAAATTTTGTCTCCTGTTTTAGGAAATGTAACTGTTTTAGGCACACCTATGATTTTTGTTGATGAAGTTGATGGTATTCACGGAAGAGGAGATTATGGTGGTGCTGAAGCACTGATCAAAATTTTGAAAGAACCAACAGTACCAATTGTTCTTGCTGCAAATTCTGATTCTTCTGATAAAATGAAAAGCATCAAGAAAGTTGTAAAAACAATTTCATTCAAACCAATTCCTCCAAGACTTTTACGCGTATATCTTCAAAATATTTTGAAGAAAGAAGGTGCAACACTTAGTCCCGGTTCTCTGATTAAAGTAATTGACAAATCACGAGGTGATATACGTTCTATGATAAATCTCACTCAATCATTAGTTACAGGATTCAATCCGCAGACAGAACAATCCTTTGAGAGTGTTAATGTAGAAGAAGGTGTTAATGCATTCTTTAAAGCAAAAACATCAGATGAGGCAAGAAGTGTGTTGTATTCAATGCAAATTGATCCTAGACAAAAGATTGATGCATTTTATTCTAGTATTATTACAAGTAATTTAGATCCTAAATCTTTGGCATACTTTTTGGATGTTTTATCAAAAGCAGATGTGCTTTATGGAAAAATTATGAAGACTCAGAATTGGAGACTGCTAAGATATCTGAACGAAATTTTGATTGAATTATACAAAAATGATGATCGTATTCGATATACTCAATACAATCTATCTTGGCCCTTACTAAATAGAATCCGATGGGATGGAAGAAAAATCAAAACACTTTCTTCAGTTATGGCAAAAAAACTGCATTTATCATCTAGCTCTTTTGCAACAATATGTTTTCCTTATCTTTTATTTTGTATAAAAAATAAAAAAATTGAATTGGAACTTGAAGAAACTTTTGGTGAAATTATTGATAAGGAGATTGAATTGTTAAAATGA
- a CDS encoding inositol monophosphatase family protein has translation MEVIEILREASKQIFENVKDLAGTDDAAGDFGRGAGGDISRNIDIIAEKTVLNYLKKINFECIVLGEECGRVELSENPKGYIIMDAIDGSANAVRGVPFFCSSLAFATENRLSSITDGVITNLANGEMYWASKDKGAFLNESKIQVHLKEPIYKIIGINTSGASTELMKKLHPVFEKHNHIRHFGANALEMALFARGLMDIFIDLRNKIRIQDIAAGYLIVKEAGGILLDSNLRPLDADLSYETRISFVAASNQEILDEIFSQIK, from the coding sequence TTGGAAGTTATTGAAATTTTACGTGAGGCATCAAAACAAATTTTTGAAAATGTAAAAGATTTAGCAGGAACAGATGATGCTGCAGGAGATTTTGGAAGAGGTGCAGGAGGAGATATTTCAAGAAATATTGATATTATTGCCGAAAAAACTGTTTTGAATTATCTAAAGAAAATAAATTTTGAATGCATAGTTCTAGGTGAGGAATGTGGAAGAGTAGAACTTTCTGAAAATCCAAAAGGATACATTATCATGGATGCAATCGATGGTTCTGCAAATGCAGTAAGAGGAGTTCCATTTTTTTGTAGTTCCCTTGCTTTTGCGACAGAAAACAGACTTAGTTCGATTACAGATGGAGTAATTACAAATCTAGCAAATGGAGAAATGTACTGGGCTTCAAAAGATAAAGGTGCATTTTTGAATGAATCAAAAATTCAAGTGCACCTTAAAGAACCAATATACAAAATCATTGGAATCAATACTTCTGGAGCATCAACAGAATTAATGAAAAAACTCCATCCAGTTTTTGAAAAACATAATCACATAAGACATTTTGGTGCAAACGCATTAGAAATGGCTTTGTTTGCAAGAGGATTAATGGATATTTTCATTGATTTGAGAAATAAAATAAGAATTCAAGATATTGCTGCAGGGTATCTTATTGTAAAAGAAGCAGGTGGCATACTATTAGATTCTAATTTAAGACCACTTGATGCTGATCTTAGTTATGAAACAAGAATATCATTTGTTGCAGCATCTAATCAAGAAATACTAGATGAAATATTTTCACAAATAAAATAA
- a CDS encoding FAD-binding oxidoreductase produces the protein MVSETKAKIVYMELLKEDLVVIRIVPEGGMPNYVTGQFLTIGLPIPSEQKIVRRAYSIASHPENRDYFEFVIRWVRKPLPGRVTTELFYANVGDEVYLGAPTGQELLIEDKLPNGKPDTRRIVCVGGGTGIAPFVAYAKHLHDTGDKRQVVVLHGASYVDELSYKRLFTDLENESKERGKDEWNFIYRAAISRPKEFFNRSWNGHVGRVESFFKPNKQGVSPIDELVGEEVTPENTRVYICGYQGTIDGVIEYLAPKGFVTKDNKHPDGTYEIKYESYG, from the coding sequence ATGGTATCTGAAACCAAGGCAAAGATTGTCTATATGGAATTACTCAAAGAAGATCTTGTAGTGATTAGAATTGTGCCTGAAGGTGGAATGCCTAATTATGTCACTGGACAATTTCTTACCATCGGTTTACCTATACCTTCAGAACAGAAAATTGTTCGAAGAGCATATTCAATTGCATCACATCCTGAAAACAGAGATTATTTTGAATTTGTAATTAGATGGGTTAGAAAACCACTTCCTGGAAGAGTGACCACAGAATTATTTTATGCTAATGTTGGTGATGAGGTGTATCTTGGAGCGCCAACTGGACAAGAACTTCTAATTGAAGATAAATTACCAAATGGAAAACCTGACACAAGAAGAATTGTTTGTGTGGGTGGTGGTACAGGTATTGCACCATTTGTTGCTTATGCAAAACATCTACATGATACTGGAGACAAACGACAAGTTGTTGTGTTGCATGGCGCAAGTTATGTTGATGAGTTAAGTTACAAACGTCTTTTTACTGATCTTGAAAACGAAAGTAAAGAAAGAGGTAAGGATGAATGGAATTTTATTTATCGTGCTGCAATTAGTAGACCAAAAGAATTCTTTAATCGTTCATGGAATGGACATGTGGGAAGAGTTGAATCATTTTTCAAACCTAACAAACAAGGTGTTTCTCCAATTGACGAATTAGTTGGAGAAGAAGTCACTCCGGAAAATACACGTGTCTACATATGTGGTTATCAAGGAACAATTGATGGTGTAATTGAGTATCTAGCTCCAAAGGGATTTGTTACAAAAGACAACAAACATCCTGATGGAACATATGAAATCAAATACGAATCATACGGTTAA
- a CDS encoding DUF1059 domain-containing protein produces MARLRCNDYGFECSYVAEGEVEKVIDEFGKHTEEEHGIDYSREALMQFILRKQN; encoded by the coding sequence GTGGCAAGATTAAGATGCAATGATTATGGTTTTGAATGCTCCTATGTTGCCGAAGGTGAAGTGGAAAAAGTCATCGATGAATTTGGAAAACATACTGAAGAAGAACATGGAATAGACTATTCCAGAGAAGCACTAATGCAGTTTATTCTTAGAAAACAAAATTAA
- a CDS encoding glutamyl-tRNA reductase: MSEVKFDVLNARVTFKNIPLHALARFAFKDVKTACESFKNIEGVDECIIIQTASRVEIFTVSNVETEDSPDARRTEGKALVLNKIKETWEQNSNLTPNDIDHFDQTLEVYKGDDVYLHLLRLSCGLDSVVVGKQEIFNEIKESLANAKQAGFSGKILNKLFESVIRLATTIRDSTEIGKNVVSLGDVALRLIDEKAGLDAKKKVLLIGTGESAAMVAKSLNNKQIPFEVTSRTIDRATNFSQILGGKPIDFHDVLVGFDKFDIIIVATTADYFVITYDRIKLVMEEKKKGTLILDISEPRAVDEGITALPGIKLLFRDQVAEIYEENVKTRSGIVPAVEKIISKEVPVLSASMKRI; the protein is encoded by the coding sequence ATGAGTGAAGTAAAATTTGATGTTTTAAATGCAAGAGTAACTTTCAAGAATATTCCATTACATGCACTTGCTAGATTTGCATTCAAAGATGTCAAAACCGCATGTGAATCATTCAAAAACATTGAAGGAGTAGATGAATGTATAATCATCCAAACTGCAAGTAGAGTTGAAATATTCACTGTTAGTAACGTAGAAACTGAAGATAGTCCTGATGCAAGAAGAACTGAAGGTAAAGCTCTTGTACTAAATAAAATCAAAGAAACATGGGAACAAAATTCCAACTTAACACCAAATGATATTGATCACTTTGATCAAACACTTGAAGTTTACAAAGGCGATGATGTCTATCTTCATTTGCTTAGATTATCTTGCGGTTTGGATTCTGTAGTTGTTGGAAAACAGGAAATATTCAATGAAATTAAAGAGTCTTTGGCAAACGCAAAACAAGCCGGCTTTTCTGGTAAGATTCTAAATAAATTATTTGAAAGTGTTATTCGCCTTGCAACTACCATTAGAGATTCTACTGAAATTGGTAAGAATGTAGTGTCTTTGGGTGATGTTGCGTTGAGACTGATTGATGAAAAAGCAGGCCTTGACGCAAAAAAGAAAGTTCTGTTAATTGGCACAGGTGAATCTGCAGCTATGGTTGCTAAGAGTTTGAATAATAAGCAAATTCCATTTGAAGTAACAAGTAGAACCATCGACCGTGCTACAAATTTCTCTCAGATTCTTGGTGGAAAACCAATTGATTTTCACGATGTACTGGTAGGATTTGATAAATTTGATATTATTATTGTTGCAACCACTGCGGATTACTTTGTAATCACATATGACAGAATAAAATTAGTTATGGAAGAAAAGAAAAAAGGGACTTTGATTTTGGATATATCTGAACCAAGAGCTGTCGATGAAGGAATAACTGCATTACCGGGAATTAAATTGCTATTCAGGGATCAGGTGGCAGAAATTTATGAAGAAAATGTAAAAACTCGCTCGGGAATTGTCCCCGCGGTTGAAAAAATTATTTCAAAAGAAGTCCCAGTATTATCTGCATCAATGAAACGAATCTAA
- the argH gene encoding argininosuccinate lyase has protein sequence MYRSRLGNDLSDITLDYVSSIDDDSEIALYDILGSQAHVLMLYETQIITKTDAKKILSALNDLKKEKFDSSSGAEDIHELIETLVIKKAGMASGGKMHTARSRNDQVVLDIRMKIRDDINILCSCIVDTIEALVSLAKNHQKTVMPLYTHLQQAQAGVFSHYLLAHADVLFRDFERLSATFEHVNQCPLGAGPVGGTSIPIDRHSTASMLGFDGIVENSLDATSSRDFVAEYISMIAILMTNLSKIAEDFVIWSTSEFSFIELADEFTSPSSVMPQKKNPDILELTRGKTAEVIGNLTAILTTIKGLPSGYGRDLQQVKSSIWSSSKISISALLIFKSILLTLRVNEKNMKKATESSYLIALDIAENLVQKGIPFRTTHKIAGGLVQIAYASKKSLSKLDLKEIKKAVEGTKTDPTLVQEIIQDTTISSSLKERKSFGSSGYSEQKRMIGDRMEKINSYRVTSTKRINDISKIFENLSKKVEEITR, from the coding sequence ATGTATCGTTCACGTCTTGGAAATGATTTGAGTGATATTACTTTGGATTATGTGTCATCAATTGATGATGATTCTGAAATTGCACTATATGACATACTTGGTAGTCAAGCACATGTCTTAATGCTGTATGAAACTCAAATCATTACAAAAACAGATGCAAAAAAAATTCTATCTGCACTAAATGATCTTAAAAAAGAAAAATTTGACTCATCTTCTGGCGCTGAGGATATTCATGAATTAATTGAAACTCTGGTTATCAAAAAAGCTGGAATGGCAAGTGGAGGAAAAATGCACACTGCCCGCTCACGAAATGATCAAGTTGTACTTGACATCAGAATGAAAATTCGTGATGATATCAATATTCTGTGCAGTTGTATTGTAGATACAATTGAAGCACTTGTATCTCTTGCAAAAAATCATCAAAAAACTGTGATGCCATTATACACCCATTTGCAGCAAGCTCAAGCAGGAGTTTTTTCACATTACCTGCTTGCACATGCAGATGTTTTGTTTAGAGATTTTGAACGTCTGTCTGCCACATTTGAACATGTTAATCAATGCCCTCTTGGTGCTGGACCTGTAGGGGGAACAAGCATTCCAATTGATCGACACAGTACTGCATCGATGTTGGGTTTTGATGGAATTGTAGAAAATTCTTTGGATGCTACAAGTAGCAGAGATTTTGTTGCAGAGTACATCTCAATGATTGCAATTCTAATGACAAATCTTAGCAAAATAGCTGAAGACTTTGTAATCTGGTCCACCTCTGAATTTTCATTTATTGAATTAGCCGATGAGTTTACATCACCTTCAAGTGTTATGCCTCAAAAGAAAAACCCTGATATTTTGGAACTAACACGAGGTAAAACTGCTGAGGTAATAGGAAACCTTACTGCAATTCTAACAACAATAAAGGGATTGCCATCTGGATATGGACGCGATTTGCAACAAGTAAAATCTTCTATCTGGTCTAGCTCAAAAATTTCGATTAGTGCATTGTTAATTTTCAAATCTATTTTACTGACATTACGTGTTAATGAAAAAAATATGAAAAAAGCAACTGAATCAAGTTATCTGATTGCATTGGATATTGCTGAAAATCTTGTTCAGAAAGGAATCCCATTTAGGACAACACACAAGATTGCTGGAGGTCTAGTACAAATTGCATATGCCTCAAAGAAATCGCTAAGCAAACTTGATCTTAAAGAAATCAAGAAAGCTGTTGAAGGAACAAAAACCGATCCAACCCTTGTTCAAGAAATAATTCAAGATACTACAATTTCTTCATCTCTGAAAGAACGAAAATCCTTTGGCTCTTCAGGATATTCTGAACAGAAAAGAATGATTGGTGATAGAATGGAAAAAATCAATTCATACAGGGTAACTTCTACAAAAAGAATCAACGACATTTCAAAAATATTTGAAAATCTATCGAAAAAAGTAGAAGAAATAACAAGATAA
- a CDS encoding metal-sulfur cluster assembly factor, which produces MSQDIKQLRVKIFDELSKIVDPEINTTITDLELIDEVDINNSNVKVDLHLTSPFCPAVFGFKICQDIHDNLLKVDGIDDVKVNVSNHFMAEQINNQVNNSPNPKKQN; this is translated from the coding sequence ATGAGTCAAGATATCAAACAACTAAGAGTCAAAATCTTTGATGAACTATCAAAAATTGTAGATCCAGAAATCAACACAACAATTACGGATTTGGAATTGATTGATGAAGTTGACATCAATAACAGCAATGTCAAAGTTGATTTGCATCTTACAAGTCCATTTTGTCCTGCTGTTTTTGGATTTAAGATATGCCAAGACATTCATGATAATTTGTTAAAGGTTGACGGGATTGATGATGTCAAAGTCAATGTTTCAAATCATTTTATGGCAGAACAAATCAACAATCAGGTAAATAACAGCCCAAATCCTAAAAAGCAGAATTAA
- a CDS encoding succinate dehydrogenase/fumarate reductase iron-sulfur subunit — MAQAYEIDEKKSSTSKTVTLRIARFNPEKDSATTFMDFTVNVEKWTTVLEAILDVKQHFDHSVAVRYSCRQATCGSCGMVINGKPRLACFTKISELNSDTVTVEPMHNFPIIRDLAVRFDRLFNTHHKVKPYLIRDDTELVQDEKEFLQSPEELEQFIQFSNCIKCGLCNSACPTMATDSSFVGPQALAQAYRYVADSRDKGKDNRLKIIDESHGIWRCHFAGSCSQVCPKGVDPAMGIQLLRGYMLGFRS, encoded by the coding sequence ATGGCACAAGCTTACGAAATAGATGAAAAAAAGAGTTCTACATCAAAGACTGTCACATTACGTATTGCAAGATTTAACCCCGAAAAGGATTCTGCTACAACCTTTATGGATTTTACAGTTAATGTTGAAAAATGGACTACTGTTTTAGAAGCAATTTTAGATGTAAAACAACATTTTGATCATTCAGTTGCTGTAAGATACTCTTGTAGACAAGCAACATGTGGCTCTTGCGGCATGGTAATCAATGGAAAACCACGACTTGCCTGCTTTACTAAGATCTCAGAACTAAACTCTGACACTGTGACAGTTGAACCAATGCATAACTTCCCAATAATCAGGGACTTGGCAGTAAGATTTGACAGGCTGTTTAACACACATCATAAAGTCAAACCCTATCTGATTAGAGATGATACAGAACTTGTTCAAGATGAAAAAGAATTCTTACAATCACCAGAAGAATTGGAACAATTCATTCAGTTCTCAAACTGTATCAAATGTGGATTGTGTAACTCTGCATGTCCTACGATGGCAACTGATTCCTCATTTGTTGGCCCTCAAGCTTTAGCTCAAGCGTATAGGTATGTTGCTGATAGCAGAGACAAAGGAAAAGATAACAGATTAAAGATTATCGATGAATCTCACGGTATTTGGAGATGTCATTTTGCAGGCTCTTGTAGTCAGGTATGTCCTAAGGGAGTTGATCCAGCAATGGGAATTCAACTGCTTAGAGGATATATGCTCGGTTTCAGAAGTTAA
- a CDS encoding succinate dehydrogenase, whose translation MRESHIMKIHYGTALAAIGLVAVHILMRLTQGFAESLEYESVIANYRFLPYAGLLEIILILLSVHGFNGLRVILLELKQGRAYEKAVSYGCVAAMIGLIAYGSRTIFMTNMGMI comes from the coding sequence ATGAGAGAAAGTCATATCATGAAAATCCACTATGGGACTGCTTTGGCAGCTATTGGACTAGTAGCTGTACACATTTTGATGCGTCTTACTCAAGGCTTTGCAGAATCATTAGAATATGAAAGTGTAATAGCAAATTATAGATTCTTACCTTATGCAGGATTATTGGAAATCATACTAATCTTGTTATCTGTTCATGGATTTAACGGTCTAAGAGTAATTCTGTTAGAATTAAAACAGGGCAGAGCATATGAAAAAGCAGTGTCTTATGGTTGTGTTGCAGCAATGATTGGATTGATTGCATATGGTTCCAGAACTATCTTTATGACGAATATGGGGATGATATAA